In Bacteroidota bacterium, one DNA window encodes the following:
- a CDS encoding TIGR02757 family protein gives MKTNKLSLNELKEFLDEKYNYFNSHQFIQTDPICIPHQFNVKEDIEISAFLIATIAWGQRASIIKNGNRLMQWMDNSPYHFILHSSEKDLNVFNKFVHRTFNGIDCIYFLNSLKNIYKNHSGLEQSFYKGYKENNSIKNAIVEFRAIFFELKKFPTRTLKHVSNPADNSAAKRLNMFLRWMVRKDHKGVDFGIWRKMSMAALYCPLDIHTGNTSRELGLLFRKQNDWKAVEELTNYLRMLDSNDPIKYDFALFGLGAIEKF, from the coding sequence ATGAAAACAAATAAGTTAAGTCTTAACGAATTAAAAGAGTTTTTAGATGAAAAGTATAATTATTTCAACTCTCATCAATTTATTCAAACTGACCCTATCTGTATTCCGCATCAATTTAACGTAAAAGAAGATATAGAAATTTCCGCTTTTTTAATAGCTACTATTGCTTGGGGGCAGCGTGCAAGTATAATTAAAAATGGGAATAGATTAATGCAATGGATGGACAATTCGCCTTACCATTTTATTCTTCATTCATCTGAGAAAGACTTAAACGTGTTCAATAAATTTGTTCATCGCACTTTTAATGGAATTGATTGCATTTACTTTCTTAACTCTTTAAAAAATATTTACAAGAATCATAGCGGCCTAGAGCAATCATTTTACAAGGGGTACAAAGAAAATAATTCGATTAAAAATGCAATTGTAGAATTTAGAGCCATATTCTTCGAGTTGAAAAAATTTCCAACTCGAACACTAAAACATGTTTCGAATCCAGCAGATAATAGTGCTGCTAAAAGATTAAATATGTTTTTACGATGGATGGTACGAAAAGACCATAAAGGTGTAGATTTTGGAATATGGAGAAAAATGTCAATGGCAGCACTTTACTGTCCATTAGATATTCATACTGGGAATACATCTAGAGAACTAGGTTTATTATTCCGAAAACAAAACGATTGGAAAGCTGTTGAAGAACTAACAAACTATCTTCGAATGCTAGATAGTAACGACCCTATCAAATACGACTTTGCTTTATTTGGGCTTGGAGCAATTGAAAAATTTTAG
- a CDS encoding WG repeat-containing protein: protein MKKYSFAILSSFIFLSSLAQDKTPIRFYKNAKVGYKDESGKVIVEPTYQAGSDFYNGYALVLKNNKRGFINNTSNVVIDFIYDDASVFTQLGFARVTQGGKSGYINKAGKVIIPLEFDFADDFNKDGLARVSKNSKFGYINPKGVEVIKLQYENAHNFTEEVAAVQNADKKWGYINSKNVYTIAATFDEAAPFYNGLARVRKDNKAYYIDLKGNWVKDEKKPEEEEMEKLERKH, encoded by the coding sequence ATGAAAAAATACAGCTTTGCTATCCTATCTTCTTTTATCTTTTTAAGTTCATTGGCGCAAGACAAAACGCCTATTCGATTTTATAAGAATGCTAAAGTTGGATACAAAGACGAATCCGGAAAAGTTATTGTTGAACCTACCTATCAAGCAGGTAGCGATTTTTACAATGGCTATGCACTAGTATTAAAAAATAACAAAAGAGGGTTTATAAATAATACAAGCAACGTAGTAATCGATTTTATATATGACGATGCTTCTGTTTTTACACAACTTGGGTTTGCCAGGGTAACACAAGGTGGCAAAAGTGGATACATAAATAAAGCTGGAAAAGTTATAATCCCGTTAGAGTTTGATTTTGCAGATGATTTTAATAAAGATGGCTTGGCAAGAGTTAGCAAAAATAGCAAGTTTGGTTATATAAACCCAAAGGGAGTTGAGGTTATTAAACTTCAATATGAAAATGCACACAATTTTACGGAAGAAGTTGCTGCGGTTCAAAATGCTGATAAAAAATGGGGCTATATAAATAGCAAGAATGTTTATACAATAGCTGCTACGTTTGATGAAGCTGCACCATTTTACAATGGACTAGCAAGAGTAAGAAAGGACAATAAAGCCTATTACATAGATTTAAAAGGTAATTGGGTAAAAGACGAGAAAAAGCCGGAAGAGGAAGAAATGGAAAAGCTAGAAAGAAAACATTAA
- a CDS encoding DUF2029 domain-containing protein: MDRFKDITPAFIISLSILLIGILISFYCIHKPLGDFGNYYFGAKLIEKENVWNSIYDVYNFNEQIRKLGYENLFLSHTTVAPQSLLFYKPLSYVSNPFLAKLIFNLSGVVLFSICFFYFLRTIKIEIHHIIILASAVIPIYYNILFGQAYLFVCGALLIITHTRFQKNNHFISFILAMIISIKITPVIFLLYFFLTKNYKVLFLTALYWCVILLATSLIVDTDTIYRFYTQITPKLSSGFVNDPFSSSYYGVIVVLHKLFLYDEVLNSAPFIQISSSWINLINGCIVSALLVIIGIVITKIKNEIAFCIFTILVFSNMTSGYNSTYSLLLLVPFCLTTKLSKNYLFVFALIAILLLPPRLFDGSIIILAHYKLILFTLLLILILKEVKFEFKLNKSILFISSIYISLITINFARSKDYEFNYFPPIANKSIHYVQQYSQNSNTLTYTYFNYSGIHIDSTKVSNPIEKCIKNKNILLQDGSEINTISCIGDTIVFLTDYKRGPGLYNIFYVTKNNLQDLPFTMYK; encoded by the coding sequence ATGGATCGATTCAAGGATATTACTCCCGCCTTTATAATAAGCCTGTCCATCTTACTTATTGGAATTCTCATAAGTTTTTATTGTATTCATAAGCCATTAGGAGATTTTGGTAATTATTATTTCGGAGCAAAATTAATTGAAAAAGAAAATGTGTGGAATTCTATCTATGATGTATATAATTTTAATGAGCAAATTCGCAAATTAGGATATGAAAACTTATTTCTAAGCCATACCACTGTTGCTCCTCAATCATTATTATTCTACAAACCACTTTCATACGTATCTAATCCATTCTTAGCAAAGCTTATTTTTAACCTTAGTGGTGTAGTTTTATTTTCAATTTGTTTCTTTTATTTTCTTCGCACTATAAAAATTGAAATACATCATATAATTATACTTGCAAGTGCAGTTATTCCGATCTATTACAATATTCTTTTTGGGCAAGCTTATTTATTTGTTTGTGGTGCTTTGTTAATAATTACACATACCAGGTTCCAAAAAAACAATCATTTTATATCATTTATTCTTGCAATGATAATATCTATTAAAATTACTCCTGTTATTTTTTTGCTTTACTTTTTTCTCACAAAGAACTATAAAGTACTATTCCTTACTGCACTTTATTGGTGTGTTATTTTACTAGCTACCTCATTAATTGTTGACACAGATACCATTTATCGCTTTTACACACAAATAACCCCTAAACTAAGTTCCGGATTTGTAAACGATCCTTTTTCAAGCTCATATTATGGCGTTATCGTAGTATTACACAAATTATTTTTGTATGACGAAGTTCTGAACTCAGCTCCTTTTATTCAAATTAGCTCATCTTGGATTAATTTAATAAATGGATGCATTGTTTCTGCATTGCTAGTAATAATTGGCATAGTGATAACAAAAATTAAGAATGAAATTGCATTTTGCATATTTACCATTCTTGTTTTCTCTAATATGACTTCTGGTTATAACTCAACCTATTCGCTACTCTTGTTAGTTCCCTTTTGCTTAACAACAAAACTTTCCAAAAATTATTTGTTCGTTTTTGCACTTATAGCTATACTATTATTGCCACCAAGATTATTCGATGGCAGTATAATTATTCTCGCGCACTACAAACTGATACTATTTACCCTATTGCTTATTCTTATTCTTAAAGAAGTTAAGTTTGAGTTTAAACTGAATAAATCAATACTTTTTATTAGTAGCATTTATATATCACTTATTACAATCAACTTCGCCAGAAGTAAAGACTATGAGTTTAACTACTTCCCTCCTATTGCAAATAAATCTATACATTATGTACAACAATATTCCCAAAATTCGAATACACTTACTTATACCTATTTTAATTATTCAGGTATTCATATCGATTCCACAAAGGTTTCAAATCCTATTGAGAAGTGTATAAAAAATAAAAATATACTTTTGCAAGATGGTTCTGAAATAAATACAATTTCTTGTATTGGTGATACAATAGTATTTTTGACAGATTATAAGAGAGGTCCCGGATTGTATAATATATTTTATGTTACGAAAAATAATTTACAGGACCTACCATTTACAATGTATAAGTAG
- a CDS encoding oligosaccharide flippase family protein: protein MQKKFVTNLALLLFLNLLIKPFWILGIDRSVQNAVGAADYGMYFALFNFSFLLNIILDFGITNFNNKNIAQNNHLLTKHFSSIVVLKIILAVIYLIITIISGFVIGYDVKLTKMLILLAFNQFLISFIMYLRSNLAGLHLFKTDSFVSILDRLIMIAICGVLLWGNVFDVQFDIIWFVYSQTAAYFFTALITFIIVVRKVDSLQLKWSFPFSLMILKKSFPFAVLVLLMTFYNRIDAVMLERILPDGEEQSGIYAQAYRLLDATNMIAFLFAGMLLPIFSRMIKYKESVEQLVKLCFTLLITLSVMVAVCCAFYSEEFMHLLYKQHIELSSPVFAILMCCFIATSTTYVFGTLLTANGNLKELNTIAASGMVVNIALNFLLIPVYKATGSAMSSLFTQVATGLAQVLMVQYQFRFNINYRLLSKLAVYVFGVICINYFSKMMTEQWMLNFVASAVGCVVWAFLIRLINIKSAIRILKYG, encoded by the coding sequence ATGCAAAAAAAGTTTGTTACAAATTTAGCGCTTCTATTATTTCTTAATTTACTTATTAAGCCATTTTGGATATTAGGGATAGATCGCTCTGTTCAAAATGCTGTAGGAGCTGCGGATTATGGAATGTATTTTGCTCTTTTCAATTTTTCTTTCCTACTGAATATTATTCTTGATTTTGGAATTACCAATTTTAATAATAAGAATATTGCTCAAAACAACCATCTTTTAACAAAACACTTTTCTAGCATTGTAGTACTAAAGATCATTTTAGCAGTTATCTATTTAATAATTACCATTATTAGCGGTTTTGTAATTGGATATGATGTAAAGCTTACCAAAATGCTCATTCTTTTGGCATTCAATCAGTTTTTAATTTCATTTATCATGTATTTAAGGTCAAATCTGGCTGGATTGCATCTATTTAAAACAGACAGTTTTGTTTCTATTTTAGATAGGCTTATTATGATTGCTATTTGTGGTGTTTTGTTGTGGGGCAATGTGTTCGATGTTCAATTTGATATTATTTGGTTTGTGTATTCACAAACAGCAGCTTATTTCTTTACAGCCTTAATCACGTTTATTATTGTAGTTAGAAAGGTGGACTCGCTTCAATTGAAATGGAGTTTCCCTTTTTCGTTAATGATTTTAAAAAAGAGCTTTCCGTTTGCTGTTTTAGTTTTATTGATGACTTTTTACAACAGAATTGATGCAGTAATGTTAGAACGTATATTGCCTGACGGAGAAGAACAATCAGGTATTTATGCACAAGCATATAGACTTTTAGATGCAACGAATATGATTGCTTTTCTGTTTGCGGGCATGCTACTTCCCATTTTTTCAAGAATGATTAAATACAAGGAATCGGTTGAACAATTAGTAAAGCTTTGTTTCACCTTGCTTATAACACTTTCGGTAATGGTAGCAGTGTGTTGCGCCTTTTATTCAGAAGAGTTTATGCATTTATTGTATAAACAGCATATTGAACTATCATCTCCGGTATTTGCTATTTTAATGTGTTGCTTTATCGCAACCTCTACAACATATGTGTTTGGTACATTATTAACCGCTAACGGAAATTTAAAAGAACTAAATACCATTGCAGCTTCGGGAATGGTTGTAAATATAGCACTCAATTTTTTACTCATTCCGGTTTACAAAGCAACCGGTTCTGCTATGTCAAGTTTGTTTACGCAAGTAGCAACTGGGCTTGCGCAAGTATTAATGGTACAATACCAATTTAGGTTTAATATAAATTATAGATTGCTTAGCAAACTAGCAGTGTATGTTTTTGGAGTAATTTGTATCAATTATTTTTCAAAAATGATGACCGAGCAATGGATGCTTAACTTTGTGGCATCTGCGGTGGGTTGTGTGGTATGGGCATTCTTAATTAGATTAATTAATATAAAATCTGCGATTCGTATTCTAAAATACGGATAA
- a CDS encoding MFS transporter, with protein sequence MPLFKLNSEKLEVLQNKHFLFFSLSRFLLTIAIQMQSILVGWQVYEYTKDALSLGLIGLAEIIPFITIILFAGHIADIFNRKKIILIALIFYLFTSTGFLLLSLNSFEYLNYFGIFSVYVLIGLTGIIRAFLGPSYFALLSQVVEKKHYATAATWNSSVWQIGAVIGPALGGIVFSYTNYVFSYGLVIFLFTISLISALLLPMIKSNAVENKREPIFKSISKGIRFVFKSNIVLPAISLDLFAVLFGGAVALLPIYADQILHTGAIGLGWLRAAPSIGAVIMALVLAFFPPLKNAGKKLVVAVIGFGITIILFGISTNFYFSFTVLLLGGAFDNISVVIRHTILQLYTPDEMRGRVSAVNSIFIGSSNEIGQFESGAAAKLVGLVPSVIIGGSITIATALATIKLAPTLIKLNLSATNENK encoded by the coding sequence ATGCCGTTATTCAAACTAAATTCTGAAAAACTAGAAGTACTTCAAAACAAGCATTTTTTATTTTTTTCGTTATCTCGATTTTTACTCACAATTGCTATTCAGATGCAAAGTATTTTAGTGGGATGGCAGGTATACGAATACACAAAAGATGCATTGTCATTAGGACTGATTGGACTTGCAGAAATTATACCTTTTATAACTATTATTTTGTTTGCAGGACATATTGCTGACATTTTTAATCGTAAAAAAATAATATTAATTGCTCTTATCTTTTATTTGTTTACATCAACGGGCTTTCTACTGCTCTCTTTAAACTCATTTGAGTATTTAAATTATTTTGGAATATTTTCAGTTTACGTACTTATAGGACTTACAGGAATAATACGTGCATTTTTGGGCCCATCCTACTTCGCTTTACTATCGCAAGTAGTAGAAAAAAAACATTACGCAACTGCTGCAACCTGGAACAGCAGCGTATGGCAAATAGGTGCTGTTATTGGACCCGCTTTGGGCGGTATTGTTTTTAGTTATACTAATTACGTGTTTTCTTACGGACTCGTAATTTTTTTATTTACCATATCACTTATTTCTGCTCTTTTATTACCTATGATAAAAAGCAATGCTGTTGAAAATAAACGAGAGCCAATTTTTAAAAGTATATCAAAGGGAATTCGTTTTGTTTTTAAAAGCAATATTGTGTTACCTGCTATCTCACTAGATTTATTTGCAGTATTATTTGGAGGAGCTGTAGCATTGTTGCCAATATATGCCGATCAAATACTGCATACCGGAGCCATTGGTTTGGGATGGCTAAGAGCAGCACCATCTATAGGAGCTGTTATAATGGCACTAGTACTCGCATTTTTTCCTCCGCTTAAAAATGCAGGAAAAAAACTTGTAGTTGCTGTAATTGGATTCGGCATCACAATTATTTTATTTGGCATATCTACCAATTTTTATTTTTCATTTACGGTATTACTCCTTGGCGGAGCATTCGACAATATTAGCGTTGTGATAAGACACACTATTTTACAACTTTATACACCGGATGAAATGAGAGGAAGAGTGTCGGCAGTGAATAGTATATTCATTGGCTCGTCAAACGAAATAGGGCAATTTGAATCTGGCGCTGCAGCAAAATTAGTTGGATTGGTTCCTTCTGTTATAATTGGCGGCAGTATTACAATTGCAACGGCATTAGCAACAATAAAATTAGCTCCAACTCTTATAAAACTTAACTTGTCTGCAACGAATGAAAACAAATAA
- a CDS encoding gliding motility-associated C-terminal domain-containing protein, with amino-acid sequence MRKLFFCKHIPLFILLYITSLQLVAQRGKHGAKIITSANTIVNEYTYLTADALSGTTTLTVFDGFLNSTSRFSGPLAQGDLILIIQMQGAIINGTASGDGATPSDSTWGEILSYGSCGNYEFAQVKSLVNINTIELDCPISNNYVALGKVQIVRVPRYSTLTIFNSGVITADAWNGQKGGIATIEVRGNITINAGAKIDVSAKGFRGGQVDSSSNFGVNYTAAIKKEFGGEKGEGIAGYQSDYATFGGRYCKGAAANAGGGGTAHNAGGGGGANGGNINLWKGSGNPDISNTNWIAAWNLEYNGFANSTSSGGGKGGYTMSSSNNGALSIGPDNILWGGDLRSKQGGLGGRPLDYSTGKLFLGGGGGAADGNSNTNGYGGVGGGLAYIMCYGFVSGAGQIVANGQNGGDACCTGTFSSTGKDGAGGGGAGGTIVVNVWGNVSGITINANGGKGGDQYISPVVGITDEAQGPGGGGGGGHIAISSGSPTMTATGGANGTTDSDALTEFPANGATKGGNGTTGASAPHYYIKSTGDTICKNTTAIISATLLGTPPSSFTIQWYDSASGGNSIASGPTYTTTPLQSSRLYYVGTCPGTYRDTVLVLVSPTINASNSGNICVGSSTSLNATGGTTYQWFPTVGLSPTTGASVIANPTTTSTYFVEGTDNNGCKDTAAVTVAVFPLPNISSSNDTSICFGGAANLFASGATTYAWSPSAGLSSVSGASVVASASNTTQYVVTGVDLNGCLDTSITNVGVLSTDFADAGIDVSICVGEQISLSASGGISYVWNNGSTTSTIVVSPTTTNSLIITAFDGAKCYSNDTVVVTVNPLPSIDAGPDKSVTLGSSTVINASGGVTYFWIPATFLDCFTCASPTTTPSVTTTYSVLAVDVNGCSNMDEVTITVTEKCDDFFIPSLFSPNGDGMNDVFYVRGGCVVSLTFLVYDRWGTKMFESTSISDGWNGTHKGKKAEEGVYSYYVKVLFENGDEQKFTGPISLIY; translated from the coding sequence ATGCGTAAATTATTTTTTTGTAAACATATTCCTCTTTTTATTCTACTTTATATTACTTCTTTGCAATTGGTTGCTCAGAGAGGTAAGCATGGAGCAAAAATTATTACTTCTGCCAATACTATTGTAAATGAATATACCTATTTAACTGCCGATGCTCTTAGTGGGACTACAACACTTACCGTTTTCGATGGCTTTTTAAATTCAACCAGCAGGTTCTCTGGTCCATTAGCTCAAGGCGATTTAATTCTTATTATTCAAATGCAAGGAGCTATTATAAACGGTACAGCAAGTGGAGATGGGGCAACTCCTTCTGACAGTACTTGGGGCGAAATACTTTCGTACGGAAGTTGCGGTAATTATGAATTTGCCCAAGTAAAAAGTTTGGTCAATATTAATACAATTGAACTCGATTGCCCTATTTCTAATAACTATGTAGCACTAGGAAAGGTTCAAATAGTAAGAGTTCCAAGATACTCAACCTTAACTATTTTCAATAGTGGTGTAATTACAGCAGATGCGTGGAATGGGCAAAAAGGTGGTATTGCAACCATAGAGGTGCGCGGAAATATTACGATTAATGCAGGTGCAAAAATAGATGTAAGTGCAAAAGGTTTTAGAGGTGGGCAAGTTGATAGTTCTTCCAATTTTGGAGTTAATTATACTGCGGCAATAAAAAAAGAATTTGGAGGAGAAAAAGGCGAGGGTATTGCAGGCTATCAATCCGACTATGCTACTTTTGGAGGAAGGTATTGCAAAGGAGCTGCTGCCAATGCCGGTGGTGGCGGCACTGCGCACAATGCCGGTGGTGGCGGAGGTGCAAATGGTGGAAATATAAATTTATGGAAAGGTTCAGGCAATCCGGATATTAGTAATACAAATTGGATAGCTGCATGGAACTTAGAATACAATGGTTTTGCTAATTCTACATCCAGTGGCGGTGGTAAAGGTGGATATACTATGTCATCTAGCAACAATGGCGCACTTTCGATTGGTCCTGACAATATATTGTGGGGAGGCGATTTGAGAAGCAAACAAGGTGGTTTGGGAGGAAGGCCTCTTGATTATTCTACCGGAAAATTATTTTTAGGTGGGGGCGGAGGAGCTGCTGATGGTAATAGTAATACAAATGGCTATGGAGGTGTAGGAGGAGGACTGGCTTATATTATGTGTTATGGATTTGTGTCCGGAGCAGGGCAAATTGTGGCAAACGGACAAAATGGAGGAGATGCCTGTTGTACTGGAACATTTTCTTCTACAGGTAAAGATGGTGCAGGTGGTGGCGGTGCAGGGGGCACAATTGTAGTAAATGTGTGGGGAAATGTTAGTGGAATTACCATTAATGCAAATGGCGGAAAAGGTGGTGATCAATATATTTCTCCTGTTGTTGGAATTACAGATGAAGCGCAAGGTCCGGGTGGTGGTGGCGGTGGCGGACATATAGCTATTTCAAGTGGCTCCCCCACAATGACTGCAACTGGTGGTGCAAATGGAACAACCGATTCTGATGCTCTTACTGAATTCCCTGCAAATGGAGCAACAAAAGGCGGGAATGGAACAACTGGTGCATCTGCCCCACATTATTACATAAAATCGACTGGAGATACCATTTGTAAAAATACTACTGCAATTATTTCTGCTACTTTGCTTGGTACTCCGCCAAGTAGCTTTACTATTCAATGGTACGATTCAGCATCCGGAGGCAATTCCATTGCAAGTGGACCAACTTATACTACCACTCCTTTGCAATCATCAAGATTATATTATGTAGGTACTTGTCCCGGAACGTATCGCGATACCGTTCTTGTGCTGGTATCTCCAACTATAAATGCTTCAAATTCCGGTAACATTTGTGTTGGAAGTTCTACTTCTTTAAATGCAACTGGAGGAACTACTTATCAATGGTTTCCAACTGTGGGGTTATCTCCAACTACAGGAGCCTCAGTAATTGCGAATCCTACCACAACAAGTACTTATTTTGTAGAGGGAACAGATAACAATGGTTGTAAAGATACAGCTGCTGTTACTGTTGCCGTTTTTCCGCTGCCCAATATTTCCAGCTCTAATGATACATCTATTTGTTTTGGAGGTGCCGCCAATCTTTTTGCCTCCGGGGCAACAACCTATGCATGGTCTCCAAGTGCAGGATTGTCATCTGTTTCAGGTGCAAGTGTTGTTGCATCTGCTTCAAATACTACTCAGTATGTCGTTACAGGAGTAGATTTAAATGGTTGTCTAGACACTTCTATTACTAATGTAGGTGTTTTGTCAACCGATTTTGCCGATGCAGGAATTGATGTGAGTATATGTGTTGGAGAACAAATTTCCCTTTCTGCTTCCGGTGGAATAAGCTATGTTTGGAACAATGGCTCTACAACCAGTACCATTGTAGTTTCTCCAACTACCACAAACTCATTAATAATAACTGCATTTGACGGAGCAAAATGTTATTCAAACGACACCGTTGTTGTAACAGTAAATCCCTTGCCCTCCATTGATGCCGGACCTGATAAAAGTGTTACACTTGGAAGTAGCACTGTTATAAATGCTTCCGGAGGTGTTACTTATTTTTGGATACCTGCAACATTTTTAGATTGCTTTACCTGTGCCAGTCCCACAACAACGCCAAGTGTCACAACTACGTATAGTGTACTTGCTGTTGATGTTAATGGGTGTAGCAATATGGATGAAGTTACGATTACTGTTACCGAAAAATGTGATGATTTTTTTATCCCAAGCTTATTTTCTCCGAATGGCGATGGTATGAATGATGTTTTTTATGTAAGAGGTGGATGTGTGGTAAGTTTAACTTTTTTAGTTTACGATAGATGGGGTACAAAAATGTTTGAATCTACTAGTATTTCTGATGGTTGGAATGGAACTCACAAAGGTAAAAAAGCCGAAGAAGGTGTATATAGTTATTACGTTAAAGTACTATTTGAAAACGGAGACGAACAAAAATTTACAGGACCAATATCACTAATTTATTAA
- a CDS encoding PorP/SprF family type IX secretion system membrane protein, whose product MSFSNLFYSSTKKNSVICYGLFLICLSSYSQHVVPFSQFYQNETLLNPALSGQVGTDVGLNFRSQWSSANSPFRTIAANAGIKTLQNFEKTRHLGVGAYVLNDKLGAGQIKSNVLGGAISGHIKLGLSNTLSLGLMGNFRMNTVDISKFTTDNQYQNGTFDPGASIGENFALTRQSYLNYTGGLSWNYVPKTAFSMQNSDFSFNAGLSVTYTPNKSVFIAGSSPKYWRWQGHGNFHFALNSGNSFEPSVLYIKDGPFNQVVVGASVKSYFKAGSKYTELVHGATISYGAFYRFKDALFAQFLIKMSNYQIGLSYDFTISRYIVASKVRGGPEISLRYFF is encoded by the coding sequence ATGAGTTTCTCTAATCTATTTTATTCTTCAACAAAAAAGAACTCTGTTATTTGCTACGGATTGTTTTTAATCTGTTTGAGTTCATATAGTCAACATGTTGTTCCATTTTCACAATTTTATCAAAACGAAACACTTTTAAATCCGGCACTTTCCGGTCAAGTCGGAACAGATGTAGGTCTAAATTTTCGCAGTCAGTGGAGTAGCGCAAATTCTCCTTTTAGAACAATTGCCGCCAATGCTGGAATAAAAACACTTCAAAACTTTGAAAAGACTCGGCACTTAGGCGTTGGTGCTTATGTACTAAATGACAAACTTGGTGCAGGACAAATTAAATCGAATGTTTTAGGTGGTGCTATTAGTGGTCATATTAAACTAGGACTCAGTAATACCTTGTCGCTAGGGTTAATGGGTAATTTCAGAATGAATACCGTTGATATAAGTAAATTTACTACCGACAATCAATATCAAAATGGAACATTTGACCCCGGTGCATCTATTGGAGAAAATTTTGCTTTAACTAGACAATCGTATTTGAACTATACAGGCGGTTTGAGTTGGAATTATGTTCCTAAAACTGCTTTCTCTATGCAAAACAGTGACTTTAGCTTTAATGCAGGACTTAGTGTTACATACACACCAAACAAAAGTGTATTTATTGCAGGCAGTTCGCCCAAGTATTGGAGATGGCAAGGTCACGGAAATTTTCACTTTGCATTAAACAGCGGAAATAGTTTTGAACCGTCTGTCTTATACATAAAAGATGGACCATTTAACCAAGTTGTAGTTGGAGCTTCCGTAAAATCATACTTTAAGGCAGGTTCAAAATACACAGAACTTGTGCATGGCGCAACCATTTCGTATGGTGCGTTTTATAGGTTTAAAGACGCTTTATTTGCTCAGTTTTTAATTAAAATGTCTAATTACCAAATTGGATTAAGTTATGATTTTACCATTTCACGATATATTGTAGCAAGCAAAGTAAGAGGGGGTCCCGAAATTTCGTTACGCTACTTTTTTTAG
- a CDS encoding bifunctional oligoribonuclease/PAP phosphatase NrnA, producing MTLQQLKKTLSKKQTITIFTHWSPDGDAMGSSLGLYNYLKLGKHTIRVITPNDYPDYLHWIPGNSNVLDFQKEEKKALAHIQKSDIIFCLDFNHYYRLEDKLGAIASKAKGLKVLIDHHEQPTIAADYVLHNVHSSSTCELVYDFICSLGGKKAITKNIANCLYTGIMTDTGSFKFPSTKAKTHRVIADLIEAGAENSKNNSLIHDNYTYDRLKLLGYSLYEKLNVMPEIHTAYLGLTQKEQDKFNFKKGDTEGLVNYALSIKEIKFSVFFTERDGKVKMSFRSKGAFDVNKFARKHFDGGGHKNASGASSKLSLKQTIDKFLKALPDYKTELTRS from the coding sequence ATGACACTACAGCAGCTAAAAAAAACGTTATCAAAAAAACAAACAATAACCATATTTACTCATTGGTCGCCTGATGGAGATGCAATGGGTTCTTCTTTAGGTCTATACAATTACTTAAAATTAGGAAAACACACTATTCGAGTAATTACCCCCAACGATTATCCGGACTATTTGCATTGGATTCCCGGAAACAGTAATGTACTGGATTTTCAAAAAGAAGAGAAAAAAGCACTTGCCCACATTCAAAAATCTGATATTATTTTTTGTTTAGATTTCAATCATTATTACCGATTAGAAGATAAATTGGGAGCAATAGCTTCAAAAGCAAAAGGATTAAAAGTTTTAATTGATCATCATGAGCAGCCAACGATAGCTGCTGATTATGTATTGCATAATGTGCATTCTTCGTCAACGTGCGAGTTGGTGTATGATTTTATATGCAGCTTAGGTGGCAAAAAAGCTATTACTAAAAACATAGCTAATTGCTTGTACACCGGAATAATGACAGATACCGGCTCTTTCAAATTTCCATCTACAAAAGCAAAAACACATCGCGTAATTGCCGATTTAATTGAAGCCGGAGCCGAAAATTCAAAAAACAACTCATTAATACATGACAACTATACATACGATAGATTAAAATTGCTTGGGTATAGTTTATACGAAAAGTTGAATGTTATGCCGGAAATTCACACTGCTTACTTAGGATTAACACAAAAAGAGCAAGACAAATTCAACTTTAAAAAAGGCGATACGGAAGGATTGGTTAATTATGCACTTTCAATTAAAGAAATTAAATTTTCGGTTTTCTTTACAGAACGAGACGGTAAAGTAAAAATGTCATTCCGCTCAAAAGGAGCTTTTGATGTAAATAAATTTGCTCGTAAACATTTTGATGGAGGAGGACATAAAAATGCCTCCGGAGCAAGTAGCAAATTAAGTTTAAAACAAACAATAGATAAGTTTTTAAAAGCTTTACCTGACTATAAAACGGAGCTTACCAGAAGCTAA